A part of Scophthalmus maximus strain ysfricsl-2021 chromosome 20, ASM2237912v1, whole genome shotgun sequence genomic DNA contains:
- the fam163ba gene encoding protein FAM163B, whose protein sequence is MTAGTVVITGGILATVILLLIIAVLCYCRLQYYCCKKEESESEEEEPDFAVTSRLPPVHSNHNIVAATAAASSIPNGPALFSTPPLARKLTRSQTFCPSCTHYELPFYLQPPPPQIHHQPDGLRNGGDRISYRSVQQQDLDLPVPVNISNYRKPNLARSVTMRDMFTRSCSISTDV, encoded by the exons ATGACAGCCGGGACAGTGGTCATTACTGGTGGAATTCTAGCTACAGTAATATTACTCCTTATCATCGCAGTCCTGTGCTACTGTAGACTGCAG taCTATTGCTGTAAGAAGGAAGAGTcagagtcggaggaggaggagccagacTTTGCAGTTACGTCCCGCCTCCCGCCGGTCCACTCCAATCACAACATTGTGGCGGCGAcggccgccgcctcctccatcCCAAATGGCCCCGCCCTTTTCTCCACCCCTCCGCTGGCCAGGAAACTGACACGTTCGCAGACCTTCTGTCCATCCTGTACACATTATGAGCTGCCTTTCTACCTCCAGCCCCCTCCGCCGCAGATCCACCACCAACCAGATGGGTTGAGGAACGGAGGAGACCGGATCAGCTACCGCAGCGTCCAGCAGCAGGACCTGGACCTACCAGTGCCTGTGAACATTTCAAACTATCGCAAACCAAACCTCGCCCGGTCGGTCACCATGAGGGACATGTTCACAcgcagctgcagcatcagcacTGATGTTTAG